From Sodalis glossinidius str. 'morsitans', the proteins below share one genomic window:
- a CDS encoding MFS transporter yields the protein MITSALVALLCNTCGINLVIYFAPQILQSSGFDTDTSWLGTLGLGATNVVFTLVGMLTVDKIGRRPLLIGGAIGLTLCMTLLTSTFTFSPFAGSDWLALTDYIVMYAISPGVICF from the coding sequence ATGATAACCAGCGCACTGGTCGCACTTCTGTGCAACACCTGCGGCATCAATCTGGTTATCTATTTCGCGCCGCAAATCTTGCAGTCCAGCGGTTTCGACACCGATACGTCCTGGCTGGGTACCCTGGGACTCGGTGCGACCAATGTAGTGTTCACCCTGGTGGGTATGCTCACGGTTGATAAGATTGGCCGCCGACCGTTGCTCATTGGCGGCGCTATTGGTTTGACGCTTTGCATGACGCTCCTGACGTCAACCTTTACTTTCTCTCCTTTCGCCGGCAGCGACTGGTTGGCACTGACCGATTATATCGTCATGTATGCCATCAGCCCGGGGGTGATCTGTTTTTGA
- a CDS encoding MFS transporter — protein sequence MLACGALFITESPRWLISINRRDEARRILITLRGIDKVEKELRTTERLNEK from the coding sequence ATGTTAGCCTGCGGCGCCCTGTTTATCACCGAATCGCCGCGCTGGCTTATCTCCATCAATCGCCGTGACGAAGCACGCCGTATTTTGATTACCTTGCGCGGTATCGACAAGGTAGAAAAAGAGCTGCGCACAACCGAGCGGCTGAATGAAAAATAA
- a CDS encoding MFS transporter → MMQGVIVSASLLGAMAGAGVSTVSSSVAVLVAARMLLGTGVGACLVLVPVYIAELAPARIRGMLVASFQLLITLGILLAYGINTLCGNRRRLAPAVGDCRSVRCDVSLRRPVYHRIAALAYLHQSP, encoded by the coding sequence ATGATGCAGGGCGTTATCGTCAGCGCCTCGCTGCTGGGCGCGATGGCCGGCGCGGGAGTTTCCACCGTCAGCAGCAGTGTGGCGGTGCTCGTGGCCGCGCGCATGCTGCTTGGCACGGGGGTGGGCGCCTGCCTGGTGCTGGTGCCGGTGTATATTGCAGAGCTTGCCCCGGCGCGGATCCGCGGGATGTTGGTGGCCTCATTCCAGCTACTGATCACCCTCGGTATTTTGCTGGCCTACGGCATCAATACGCTGTGCGGAAACCGGCGGCGTCTGGCACCTGCCGTTGGGGATTGCCGCTCTGTTCGGTGCGATGTTAGCCTGCGGCGCCCTGTTTATCACCGAATCGCCGCGCTGGCTTATCTCCATCAATCGCCGTGA